The following proteins are encoded in a genomic region of Streptomyces collinus Tu 365:
- a CDS encoding sigma-70 family RNA polymerase sigma factor has product MDNTAPDRFDTSQFEASRNRLASLAYRLLGSAVDAEDAVQDAFLHWQAADRQRIKVPEAWLTKVVTNLCLDRLRSAQARRERSAGAWLPEPLLDGDPMLGPADTFEQRESVSLAVLTLMERLSPVERAVYVLREAFSHSHAEIAEILDLTEGASQQHLHRARRRITGARPGGREEADPASARRIVEAFLAAASSGRTERLVALLTDDATAISDGAGLSEKLLQFDTAQRVAAVARAGFRPTPAKRRLAGGTPAVHYALVNGAPAILFVIGDQVVGAVTFDIAGGKIATVRGIAAPARLVRLSEDWRQHEPDAPLITHW; this is encoded by the coding sequence GTGGACAACACCGCGCCCGATCGCTTCGACACCAGCCAGTTCGAGGCCAGCCGGAACCGGCTGGCCTCGTTGGCCTACCGGCTGCTGGGCTCCGCCGTCGACGCCGAGGACGCCGTGCAGGACGCGTTCCTGCACTGGCAAGCCGCCGACCGGCAGCGGATCAAAGTGCCGGAGGCGTGGCTGACCAAGGTCGTCACCAACCTCTGCCTGGACCGGCTCCGCTCGGCGCAGGCCCGCCGCGAACGCAGCGCGGGTGCCTGGCTGCCCGAACCGCTCCTCGACGGCGACCCGATGCTCGGGCCGGCCGACACCTTCGAGCAGCGCGAATCGGTCTCCCTCGCCGTATTGACGCTCATGGAGCGCCTGTCACCCGTCGAGCGGGCCGTCTACGTCCTGCGCGAAGCGTTCTCCCACAGTCACGCTGAGATCGCCGAGATCCTTGACCTCACCGAGGGCGCAAGCCAGCAACACCTCCACCGGGCCAGACGCCGCATCACCGGTGCGCGCCCCGGCGGCCGAGAAGAAGCCGATCCGGCATCCGCCCGCAGGATCGTCGAGGCGTTCCTCGCCGCCGCGTCCTCGGGCCGCACCGAACGGCTGGTCGCGCTGCTCACCGACGACGCCACCGCGATCTCCGATGGCGCCGGCCTGTCCGAGAAGCTGCTGCAGTTCGACACCGCGCAGCGCGTCGCCGCCGTCGCACGGGCCGGTTTCAGACCCACCCCCGCGAAACGGCGACTCGCCGGCGGCACGCCCGCCGTCCACTACGCGCTCGTCAACGGCGCCCCGGCCATTCTGTTCGTGATCGGCGACCAGGTCGTCGGAGCCGTGACGTTCGACATCGCAGGAGGCAAGATCGCGACGGTGCGGGGCATCGCCGCCCCCGCCCGCCTCGTCCGCCTCAGCGAAGACTGGCGGCAGCACGAACCGGACGCGCCGCTGATCACCCACTGGTGA
- a CDS encoding SMI1/KNR4 family protein encodes MDHSARITAFTGLVGPPPGPAPAVDWAAVEGWLGTPLPGDYKALVSAYGAAEIGGAGAAIRLHPPCVSTDGRFEYAAWIAETHRHSAIRPGMFTRRRRPFLPEEGGLLAFATTRSGDHLFWNTGASDDPDAWPVTLMTTNVAVGVSEPWVDYEVPFLELLFTLLRTGVPHPGEPGGLLGPLSSQIRVWPPLAGAAPWSPPPAGTAVDARQHAALTEGSGLDAVMTLVPPPLEPYLGEGTWQQVFERLGTRLPPDFVALAERYGAGNWSWWLDMSAPLSLNRPREQGLAATVEGMLDGYRQLRAAHPQYYPMPAWPEPGGFLPFASTIDGDQIGWCADGPPETWRVAVNPRHSDQGPPLSGDFTATLLTWLRGGPAESGFPGLTGRDLHPLDVMFFEPFGPGAPW; translated from the coding sequence ATGGATCACTCTGCGCGGATCACCGCGTTCACAGGTCTCGTCGGACCGCCGCCCGGCCCGGCGCCCGCCGTCGACTGGGCGGCGGTCGAGGGCTGGCTCGGCACCCCGCTGCCGGGTGACTACAAGGCGCTCGTGTCGGCGTACGGTGCGGCCGAGATAGGCGGCGCGGGTGCGGCGATCCGGCTGCACCCCCCGTGCGTCAGCACCGACGGCCGCTTCGAGTACGCGGCATGGATCGCCGAGACGCACCGGCACTCGGCGATCCGGCCCGGCATGTTCACCAGGCGTCGGCGCCCCTTCCTGCCCGAGGAGGGCGGCCTGCTCGCCTTCGCCACGACGAGGAGCGGCGACCACCTCTTCTGGAACACGGGCGCGTCGGACGACCCCGACGCGTGGCCGGTCACGCTCATGACGACGAATGTGGCAGTCGGGGTGAGCGAGCCCTGGGTGGACTACGAAGTCCCGTTCCTGGAGCTCCTGTTCACGCTGCTGCGCACCGGCGTGCCGCACCCGGGCGAGCCCGGCGGGCTGCTGGGCCCGCTGTCCTCACAGATACGGGTCTGGCCGCCGCTGGCCGGGGCCGCACCCTGGTCGCCACCGCCTGCGGGCACCGCCGTGGACGCGCGGCAGCACGCGGCGCTCACCGAGGGCTCGGGCCTCGACGCCGTCATGACGCTGGTTCCACCGCCCCTGGAGCCGTACCTGGGCGAGGGCACATGGCAGCAGGTCTTCGAGCGGCTCGGCACCCGGCTGCCGCCGGACTTCGTGGCGCTCGCGGAGCGGTACGGGGCGGGCAACTGGAGCTGGTGGCTGGACATGAGCGCCCCGCTGTCCCTGAACCGGCCGCGGGAGCAGGGGCTCGCGGCCACCGTCGAGGGCATGCTTGACGGATACCGCCAACTGCGCGCCGCCCATCCCCAGTACTACCCGATGCCCGCGTGGCCCGAGCCCGGCGGCTTCCTGCCGTTCGCGTCGACGATCGACGGGGACCAGATCGGCTGGTGCGCGGACGGCCCGCCCGAGACATGGCGCGTAGCCGTCAACCCACGCCACTCCGACCAAGGACCGCCCCTGTCAGGCGACTTCACGGCAACCCTGCTCACGTGGTTGCGCGGCGGCCCCGCCGAATCCGGCTTCCCCGGTCTGACCGGCCGGGACCTGCATCCGCTGGACGTCATGTTCTTCGAACCGTTCGGGCCGGGCGCGCCGTGGTGA
- a CDS encoding NAD(P)/FAD-dependent oxidoreductase, producing MRHRIVVLGAGYAGSYVAGTLARRLSPADTEITVVNAEPDFVQRLRLHQLAAGREIEAPQLADVFAGTGVRLRLARVTAVDPERQVVAVADAGGGGELGYDTLVYALGSHGAHHGVPGAAEHAFDVASRPSAMRLRERLDSLGRQAESGRVLVVGDGLTGIETATEIAETRPGLSVALVARGELGAPLSVGARSHLRQACHRLGVTVLEHTVVEAVEATRVLCADGTALASDATVWTAGFAVSRIAAAGGLTVTENGRIVVDRTMRSLSHPNVYAVGDSAHAVGDNGRPLPMSCASAGYTGMQATAAIVGRLTGRKIPNTKLEYLGNHISLGRRDGILQMVDDEGQAKPKYVGGRKAARIKAAILKLSLWTTSHPTFGLPKRKHRLAAAPHASADKAPRVAA from the coding sequence ATGAGGCACCGCATCGTCGTCCTCGGCGCCGGCTACGCCGGGTCTTACGTGGCGGGGACCCTGGCCCGCCGGTTGTCCCCGGCGGACACCGAGATCACCGTGGTCAACGCCGAACCGGACTTCGTCCAGCGGCTGCGGCTGCACCAGCTCGCGGCCGGCCGGGAGATCGAGGCTCCCCAGCTCGCCGACGTCTTCGCGGGCACGGGGGTCCGGCTGCGCCTGGCCCGTGTCACCGCCGTCGACCCCGAGCGCCAGGTCGTCGCCGTGGCCGACGCCGGCGGCGGGGGCGAGCTGGGCTACGACACGCTTGTCTACGCGCTCGGCAGCCATGGTGCCCACCACGGTGTCCCCGGCGCGGCCGAGCACGCTTTCGACGTCGCCAGCCGACCCTCGGCGATGCGCTTGCGTGAGCGCCTGGACAGCTTGGGCAGGCAGGCCGAAAGCGGGCGTGTGCTGGTCGTCGGCGACGGGTTGACCGGCATTGAGACCGCTACGGAGATCGCCGAAACGCGGCCCGGCCTGTCGGTGGCGCTGGTTGCCCGCGGCGAGCTGGGCGCCCCCCTCTCCGTCGGAGCCCGCAGCCACCTGCGTCAGGCCTGCCACCGGCTGGGCGTCACCGTGTTGGAGCACACCGTGGTCGAAGCCGTCGAGGCGACGCGGGTGCTGTGTGCCGACGGCACCGCCCTGGCGTCCGACGCAACCGTGTGGACGGCCGGGTTCGCGGTCAGCCGCATAGCCGCCGCCGGCGGGCTGACCGTCACCGAGAACGGCCGCATCGTCGTCGATCGCACCATGCGGTCCCTCTCGCACCCGAACGTCTACGCCGTCGGCGACAGCGCCCACGCCGTCGGCGACAACGGCCGCCCGCTGCCGATGTCCTGCGCTTCGGCCGGCTACACCGGCATGCAGGCCACGGCCGCGATCGTGGGACGTCTGACCGGCCGGAAGATCCCCAACACCAAGCTGGAGTACCTGGGCAACCACATCAGCCTCGGGCGGCGGGACGGGATCCTGCAGATGGTCGACGACGAAGGGCAGGCAAAGCCGAAGTACGTGGGCGGCCGGAAGGCCGCGCGGATCAAGGCAGCCATCCTCAAGTTGTCGCTGTGGACCACCTCACACCCGACCTTCGGCCTGCCCAAGCGCAAGCACCGCCTGGCCGCTGCGCCGCACGCGTCCGCCGACAAGGCGCCTCGCGTTGCCGCCTAG
- the sigJ gene encoding RNA polymerase sigma factor SigJ, translating to MALITRDVDRFQAVRPRLEAIAYRLLGSASEAEDAVQETFLRWQAADVERIAVPEAWLTKVLTNLCLNQLASARARRESYVGRWLPEPLLAGDPMLGPAETAEQRESVSFAVLVLLERLSPNERAVYVLREAFDYPHREIAEILGITEAASQQTYHRAKKHVTGAKARTEIDEAAARRIVEEFLAAATSGRTEPLVRLLTQDAVSVGDGGGKVPARAKAFEGALAVAKFVRGLFKPSPAKRAHVGGAPEIYATTACGEPAIVAVVDGRVVGITCLEVTAQGIVALRSQVNPDKLVRATGQWATADHGDALYTL from the coding sequence ATGGCCTTGATCACGCGTGACGTCGACCGGTTTCAGGCCGTCAGGCCCCGCCTTGAGGCCATCGCCTACCGGCTCCTCGGCTCGGCGAGCGAGGCTGAGGACGCCGTACAGGAGACGTTCCTGCGCTGGCAGGCGGCCGACGTCGAGCGGATCGCGGTGCCCGAGGCATGGCTGACCAAGGTGCTCACCAACCTGTGCCTGAATCAGCTCGCTTCGGCACGCGCACGACGAGAGAGCTATGTGGGGCGGTGGCTTCCCGAACCGCTGCTCGCCGGGGACCCGATGCTCGGCCCGGCCGAGACCGCCGAGCAACGGGAGTCGGTGTCCTTTGCCGTCCTGGTCCTGCTGGAGCGCCTGTCCCCCAACGAGCGGGCGGTGTACGTGCTGCGCGAGGCGTTCGACTACCCGCACCGGGAGATCGCGGAGATCCTCGGCATCACCGAGGCGGCCAGCCAGCAGACTTACCACCGGGCCAAGAAGCACGTCACCGGGGCCAAGGCGCGCACCGAGATCGACGAGGCCGCCGCGCGCAGGATCGTCGAGGAATTCCTGGCCGCGGCGACGAGCGGCCGGACCGAACCCCTCGTGCGGCTGCTCACTCAGGACGCCGTCTCGGTCGGCGACGGCGGCGGGAAGGTCCCGGCCCGCGCGAAGGCGTTCGAGGGCGCGCTCGCGGTCGCCAAGTTTGTGCGCGGCCTGTTCAAGCCCAGCCCTGCCAAGCGAGCTCATGTCGGCGGCGCGCCCGAGATCTATGCCACGACGGCTTGTGGCGAACCGGCCATCGTGGCGGTGGTGGACGGCCGGGTCGTCGGTATCACCTGCCTGGAAGTCACTGCGCAGGGCATCGTTGCTCTGCGCAGCCAGGTCAACCCCGACAAACTCGTCCGTGCGACCGGCCAGTGGGCTACCGCGGACCACGGGGATGCCTTGTACACCCTCTGA
- a CDS encoding AMP-binding protein, whose protein sequence is MTHEHLPTLHHWFARTAAEHPCAPALEIGDTRLSYAGLAHLSEHLAARLLRLCGGESPRRVGLLTGRTAVAYAGYLAVQRLGATVVPLGPAFPVARNTVVATAATLDAILTDGTCDHAEQLPAPLLTVTGDTLADLTTSPPPPLPACTAAPDDVAYLLFTSGSTGTPKGVPVRHRNICAYLAHAVPHHDTGPGDRVSQTFDLTFDPSVLDLYTAWGTGATLVAANRGDLLRPVRFATGRALTHWNSVPSVISLAERLRALKPGSLPTLRHSVFCGEPLTLRQARAWAAAASHSTVENAYGPTELTVTCTTYRLPADPADWPSTANGTVPVGSLHPGLEGRLLDGELCVRGPQRFPGYLDPADDAGRFLAADGTAHDSSTELTDAHWYRTGDRVAPLTGPTPPDGPLVPGTLLVHVGRLDHQVQVHGYRVELSEVEEALRSLPGVRDAVVLALPTPDGSVELTAACTGRVEEEPRDALRRRLPPYMVPARVVPVPALPLNGNGKVDRRAVAELVGHGDRRSETRVSP, encoded by the coding sequence GTGACACACGAGCACCTTCCCACCCTGCACCACTGGTTCGCGCGCACGGCCGCCGAGCACCCCTGCGCGCCCGCCCTGGAGATCGGTGACACCCGACTGTCATACGCCGGACTCGCGCACCTTTCCGAGCACCTGGCGGCGCGACTTCTCCGTCTGTGCGGCGGCGAGTCGCCGCGCAGGGTGGGACTGCTCACCGGCCGTACCGCCGTCGCCTACGCCGGTTACCTCGCCGTCCAGCGTCTCGGAGCCACCGTCGTCCCCCTCGGCCCCGCCTTCCCCGTCGCCAGGAACACCGTCGTCGCCACCGCCGCCACCCTCGACGCCATCCTCACGGACGGCACCTGCGACCACGCCGAACAGCTTCCCGCCCCCCTGCTGACCGTCACCGGCGACACCCTTGCCGACCTGACGACCAGTCCGCCCCCTCCCCTGCCGGCCTGCACCGCCGCCCCTGACGACGTCGCCTATCTGCTCTTCACCTCGGGCTCCACCGGTACTCCCAAGGGCGTGCCCGTCCGGCACCGCAACATCTGCGCCTATTTGGCCCACGCCGTGCCGCACCACGACACCGGTCCCGGCGACCGCGTCTCGCAGACCTTCGACCTGACCTTCGACCCCTCCGTGCTCGACCTGTACACGGCCTGGGGAACCGGCGCCACGCTGGTCGCGGCGAACCGTGGGGACCTGCTGCGCCCGGTGAGGTTCGCCACCGGCCGCGCCCTGACCCACTGGAACTCCGTACCGTCGGTGATCTCGCTCGCCGAACGTCTGCGTGCGCTCAAACCCGGCTCCCTCCCCACCCTGCGCCACTCCGTGTTCTGCGGCGAGCCCCTGACACTGCGTCAGGCCCGGGCATGGGCGGCGGCAGCCTCGCACAGTACGGTCGAGAACGCCTACGGCCCCACCGAACTGACCGTCACGTGCACCACCTACCGGCTACCGGCCGACCCCGCCGACTGGCCCTCAACCGCCAACGGCACGGTGCCCGTCGGCTCTCTGCACCCAGGCCTGGAAGGACGCCTTCTCGACGGCGAACTCTGCGTCCGGGGCCCGCAGCGCTTCCCCGGCTATCTGGACCCGGCCGACGACGCGGGCCGCTTCCTCGCCGCCGACGGCACCGCGCACGACTCGTCCACCGAGCTGACGGACGCCCACTGGTACCGCACCGGCGACCGGGTGGCCCCGCTCACCGGGCCCACCCCGCCCGATGGACCGCTCGTCCCCGGTACCCTCCTGGTCCATGTCGGGCGCCTCGACCACCAGGTCCAGGTGCACGGCTACCGCGTCGAACTCAGCGAGGTCGAGGAGGCGTTGCGCTCCCTTCCCGGAGTACGGGACGCGGTGGTCCTCGCCCTGCCCACCCCGGACGGCAGTGTCGAACTCACCGCAGCCTGCACAGGCCGGGTCGAGGAGGAGCCCCGCGACGCGCTGCGTCGTCGGCTTCCGCCCTACATGGTCCCGGCCCGCGTGGTTCCGGTCCCAGCGCTGCCGCTCAACGGAAACGGCAAGGTGGACCGGCGTGCGGTGGCGGAGCTGGTCGGTCACGGGGATCGACGATCGGAGACGAGAGTCTCGCCCTGA
- a CDS encoding 4'-phosphopantetheinyl transferase family protein, producing MSISHSEGRLACAFAAGRAIGVDVQRPADSLGAGLAHRLLRSHAPAVLVLPPAEAAETVAWVWTAQEACVKAAGSGLAGRPWAIDVAPGASRGRWGPYRWISLREYSHTPLSCAFEACREE from the coding sequence GTGAGCATCTCGCACAGCGAGGGGCGACTGGCCTGCGCCTTCGCCGCCGGCCGCGCCATCGGGGTCGACGTCCAGCGTCCCGCCGACTCCCTCGGGGCCGGTCTTGCCCACCGTCTGCTGCGCTCCCATGCCCCCGCGGTCCTGGTTCTGCCACCCGCCGAGGCCGCCGAGACGGTGGCGTGGGTGTGGACCGCACAGGAGGCGTGCGTCAAGGCCGCGGGATCCGGTCTCGCGGGCCGGCCGTGGGCCATCGACGTGGCGCCCGGCGCCTCCCGCGGACGCTGGGGGCCCTATCGCTGGATCTCTCTGCGTGAGTACTCCCACACGCCGCTGAGCTGTGCCTTCGAGGCCTGCCGGGAGGAGTGA
- a CDS encoding acyl-CoA dehydrogenase family protein — protein sequence MPDVRPSHTPGSTRACAHPSPHSGTRGDSAPTPPAASPDLDALPANADGAEVWAALGAAGLLTSAYRGGDVRAGVDPHGLAGLLAAADARWSIPATLSASVQLATALPVLATGTGPVVERTLRRTLTGRATLALASTDTTAGTDLTALRTEAVLDDDSVRVTGRKEWIANTTTAEAFLVLARHRPGRHFTSFSWVLVPAGAPGVTVRPAPSALYASSGAGHVTFDAVRLGRDHLVGRVGMGLPLFARHIAVERLAGALWGVALCRRVLATTRSRLADRAHGDATLWDLPHIRQRFAACLVRVQELRALADRFGPRVALRHDSRAAATLKAAAGTTVPYVLGECAQLWGAAGFADGGIQEIRAQAALFGIGGGATEVVLDTVAEGADQILAELAHPGPLPVGPAGRGTPS from the coding sequence TTGCCTGACGTACGGCCATCCCATACCCCCGGATCCACCCGCGCCTGCGCCCACCCGAGCCCGCACAGCGGCACACGAGGCGACTCGGCGCCGACGCCTCCCGCCGCGTCACCCGACCTCGACGCGCTGCCCGCGAACGCCGACGGCGCCGAGGTCTGGGCGGCCCTCGGCGCGGCCGGGCTGCTGACCAGCGCCTACCGGGGCGGCGACGTCCGTGCCGGTGTGGACCCCCATGGCCTGGCCGGCCTCCTCGCCGCCGCCGACGCCCGCTGGTCCATTCCGGCCACCCTCTCGGCCAGCGTCCAGCTCGCCACCGCGCTGCCCGTCCTGGCCACCGGCACCGGGCCGGTCGTCGAACGGACCTTGCGCCGAACCCTGACCGGGCGGGCCACCCTTGCCCTCGCCTCCACCGACACCACCGCAGGCACCGACCTCACCGCCCTGCGCACCGAAGCCGTCCTGGACGACGACTCGGTCCGCGTCACCGGCCGCAAGGAGTGGATCGCCAACACGACCACGGCCGAGGCCTTCCTGGTCCTCGCCCGGCACCGGCCAGGCCGCCACTTCACCAGCTTCTCCTGGGTCCTCGTCCCCGCCGGCGCCCCCGGCGTGACGGTCCGGCCCGCGCCCTCCGCCCTCTACGCGTCCTCCGGCGCCGGCCATGTCACCTTCGACGCCGTACGGCTGGGCCGGGACCATCTCGTCGGCCGGGTCGGCATGGGGCTGCCGCTCTTCGCCCGGCACATCGCCGTCGAACGCCTGGCGGGCGCCCTGTGGGGCGTGGCCCTCTGCCGCCGCGTCCTCGCCACGACGCGCAGCCGCCTCGCCGACCGCGCCCACGGCGACGCGACCTTGTGGGACCTCCCGCACATCCGTCAGCGCTTCGCCGCCTGTCTCGTGCGGGTCCAGGAACTCAGGGCCCTGGCCGACCGGTTCGGCCCCAGGGTCGCCCTGCGTCACGATTCCCGGGCCGCGGCCACGCTCAAGGCCGCGGCCGGCACCACCGTTCCGTACGTGCTGGGCGAGTGCGCCCAGCTGTGGGGCGCCGCAGGGTTCGCCGACGGCGGCATCCAGGAGATCCGCGCCCAGGCCGCCCTCTTCGGCATCGGCGGCGGCGCCACCGAGGTCGTCCTGGACACCGTCGCCGAAGGCGCCGACCAGATCCTGGCGGAGCTGGCCCATCCCGGCCCACTCCCGGTGGGGCCGGCCGGTCGCGGCACGCCCTCGTGA
- a CDS encoding DUF4232 domain-containing protein: protein MRHSNGIRRAALATTAVTAVTAAVTGILPGTAMAASTTTSTPPPACPAPALQVSAWQAVHRPVGTGTGAAVVQFTNVSRRTCVLKGHPTVAGAGNGSPAHNTPLKVTPTGRAATVTVRPHGKAWVKLTFVQVQGEADGYCVSGQDPVTYPTMVIGLPHSGKHQVALKDGVWAECDNKVTVTPVSAVKPS from the coding sequence ATGCGTCACAGCAACGGCATTCGCAGGGCGGCTCTGGCGACGACGGCGGTTACGGCCGTCACGGCGGCAGTGACCGGCATCCTGCCCGGCACCGCCATGGCGGCGAGCACCACCACCTCCACCCCGCCGCCCGCCTGCCCGGCCCCCGCCCTCCAGGTCAGCGCCTGGCAGGCCGTCCACCGGCCCGTCGGAACCGGCACCGGGGCGGCGGTCGTGCAGTTCACCAACGTCTCCCGGAGGACGTGCGTCCTGAAGGGCCATCCGACGGTCGCGGGCGCCGGCAACGGCTCCCCCGCCCACAACACCCCACTCAAGGTCACCCCCACCGGCAGGGCGGCCACGGTGACGGTCCGGCCGCACGGCAAGGCGTGGGTGAAGCTGACCTTCGTCCAGGTCCAAGGGGAGGCCGACGGCTACTGCGTGTCGGGACAGGACCCGGTGACGTATCCCACGATGGTCATCGGGCTGCCGCACTCCGGGAAGCACCAAGTCGCCCTGAAGGACGGAGTCTGGGCCGAGTGCGACAACAAGGTGACCGTCACCCCGGTCTCGGCGGTCAAGCCATCCTGA
- a CDS encoding NAD(P)/FAD-dependent oxidoreductase has protein sequence MQHRIIVLGAGYTGAVTAGRLAKRLHREDVTITLVTPEPDFVERVRLHQLAVGQDLRPRPFSELFANTGVELKLARVTGVDVDHKAVMVTPADGPETEELHYDTLVYALGSGWDDGGVPGVTEHAYEVSSRTGALRLRERLADLGAGRPVAVVGGGLTGLEAATEIAEARPDLDVALAASGTLGDWLSDKGRAHVGRVVDRLGITVHERAVVTAVGPDAVTTADGRTVPSQITVWATGFAVHPLAQATTLDLTDRGQILVDTTMRSVSHEDVYAVGDAASAIGPGGKPLRMSCASGVPMAWQAADAIAARLTGAKIPRISIRYYQQCISLGRKEGLIQFVTADDQARERALTGRGAAFYKEMICKGAAWGVANPTVGMPSRRRRVVQPQARMDVPAGTVA, from the coding sequence ATGCAGCACCGCATCATCGTCCTCGGGGCCGGCTACACCGGAGCCGTCACCGCCGGCCGCCTCGCCAAGCGGCTGCACCGCGAGGACGTCACGATCACCCTCGTCACCCCCGAGCCCGACTTCGTCGAGCGCGTCCGGCTGCACCAGCTCGCGGTCGGCCAGGACCTCAGGCCCCGGCCGTTCAGCGAGCTGTTCGCGAACACGGGCGTGGAACTGAAGCTCGCGAGGGTCACCGGGGTGGACGTCGACCACAAGGCGGTGATGGTCACCCCGGCTGACGGCCCGGAAACGGAGGAACTGCACTACGACACCCTGGTGTACGCCCTCGGCAGCGGCTGGGACGACGGTGGCGTCCCCGGAGTCACCGAACACGCCTACGAGGTCTCCAGCCGCACCGGCGCCCTGCGCCTGCGCGAGCGCCTGGCCGACCTGGGCGCCGGCCGGCCCGTGGCCGTGGTCGGCGGCGGACTGACCGGCCTGGAGGCCGCTACCGAGATCGCCGAGGCCCGCCCCGACCTCGATGTCGCCCTGGCCGCCTCCGGCACCCTCGGCGACTGGCTCTCGGACAAGGGCCGAGCCCACGTGGGGAGGGTGGTGGACCGACTCGGCATCACGGTCCACGAACGCGCCGTGGTCACCGCCGTGGGACCGGACGCCGTGACGACGGCCGACGGCCGGACAGTCCCCTCCCAGATCACGGTCTGGGCCACCGGCTTCGCTGTCCACCCCCTCGCCCAGGCCACCACGCTCGACCTCACCGACCGGGGCCAGATCCTGGTCGACACCACCATGCGCTCGGTCTCCCACGAGGACGTGTACGCCGTGGGCGACGCAGCGAGCGCGATCGGCCCGGGCGGCAAGCCGCTGCGGATGTCCTGCGCCTCGGGCGTCCCCATGGCCTGGCAGGCCGCCGACGCCATCGCCGCCCGTCTCACCGGCGCCAAGATTCCCCGTATTTCGATCCGTTACTACCAGCAGTGCATCTCCCTCGGCCGCAAGGAGGGCCTGATCCAGTTCGTCACCGCCGACGACCAAGCCCGCGAACGCGCCCTGACAGGCCGCGGGGCCGCCTTCTACAAGGAAATGATCTGCAAAGGGGCAGCCTGGGGCGTCGCCAACCCGACTGTGGGCATGCCCTCCAGGCGCCGGCGGGTCGTACAGCCGCAGGCCCGGATGGACGTACCGGCCGGGACAGTGGCCTGA